Proteins encoded together in one Vallitalea longa window:
- a CDS encoding glycoside hydrolase family 3 N-terminal domain-containing protein, whose translation MNKEVNIKELLKELSLSEKIGQLQQLASTFFIENSKGELTGPLKDLGISEDEIWTAGSVLGVNSAEEAYEIQSKYLEKSNSKIPLLFMADIIHGYRTIFPIPLAIGCSWNLENAVLCGQVSAKEASLSGVHVTFSPMVDLVRDPRWGRVMESTGEDTYLNGEFGKAFVKGYQGDLSSPYNIASCVKHFAAYGAVEAGREYNTVDLSDRQLKEYYLPSYKESIDEGAKMVMTSFNTINGIPASGNKYLMRDILRDDFGFEGVAISDWGAVLELMVHGVAADDKEVAYKAIEAGVDIEMMTSCYNKELEKLVREGKVKEELIDEAVLRILKLKKELGLFVNAYGAIDERKAKEMFSCDKHREAVKKVARESMVLLKNDDVLPLKENKRVAVIGPKGNSIDLLGGWSWQGKKEKIATLKEALTNRLGENLVSYAEGCHIDDNDESGFTEATRVASESDIVILALGETSEMSGEGGSRANIGLPGVQEKLADEILRLNKPTVVVLFSGRPLEITSLSAKAPAILEAWFPGTEGSTAVTEVLYGDYNPSGRLTMSFPYAVGQIPVYYNYYNTGRPKLPDGEETRYISQFIDIPNEPLYPFGYGLSYTRYEYTDLKLSSNEMTKDEEIVASVKVKNVGKREGTETVQLYIRDLVGSTVRPMKELKGFKQITLEPQEEVIVNFTITERMLRYYDMNCELVSEPGDFYAMIGSSSENTHKVKFELV comes from the coding sequence ATGAATAAAGAAGTTAATATAAAAGAATTATTGAAAGAGCTTTCACTATCAGAAAAAATAGGGCAATTACAACAATTAGCTTCAACATTTTTTATAGAAAATTCAAAGGGAGAACTCACAGGACCATTAAAAGACTTAGGAATATCTGAAGATGAGATATGGACAGCCGGTAGTGTCCTAGGAGTTAACAGTGCTGAGGAAGCTTATGAGATTCAAAGTAAATATCTAGAAAAAAGCAACAGCAAGATACCACTTTTATTCATGGCGGATATTATTCATGGTTATCGCACTATTTTCCCTATTCCATTAGCTATAGGATGTTCATGGAATCTTGAAAATGCGGTTCTATGTGGACAAGTATCGGCTAAGGAAGCCTCACTTTCAGGTGTTCATGTGACTTTTTCTCCTATGGTAGATTTGGTAAGAGACCCTAGATGGGGTAGAGTCATGGAATCTACAGGAGAGGACACATACCTAAATGGTGAATTCGGAAAAGCTTTTGTAAAAGGATATCAAGGTGATCTATCATCTCCATATAATATAGCATCATGCGTAAAACATTTTGCTGCTTATGGTGCAGTTGAAGCTGGTAGAGAATATAATACTGTAGATTTATCTGATAGACAATTAAAAGAATACTATCTTCCTTCTTATAAAGAATCTATTGATGAAGGTGCTAAGATGGTTATGACTTCATTTAATACGATTAATGGAATTCCTGCTTCAGGAAACAAGTATCTTATGAGAGATATCTTAAGAGATGACTTTGGTTTTGAGGGTGTTGCCATTTCCGATTGGGGAGCAGTACTGGAATTAATGGTACATGGTGTTGCAGCCGATGATAAGGAAGTTGCATACAAGGCTATTGAAGCTGGAGTAGATATAGAGATGATGACTTCTTGCTATAATAAGGAATTAGAAAAACTTGTTAGAGAAGGAAAAGTAAAAGAAGAATTAATAGATGAAGCCGTACTTCGTATATTAAAGCTGAAAAAAGAACTAGGATTATTCGTAAATGCATATGGTGCTATAGATGAACGAAAAGCAAAAGAAATGTTCTCATGTGATAAACATAGAGAAGCAGTCAAGAAAGTAGCCAGAGAATCTATGGTACTTCTGAAAAATGATGATGTACTACCTTTAAAAGAAAATAAAAGAGTAGCTGTTATAGGTCCAAAAGGTAATAGTATAGACCTTCTTGGAGGTTGGTCATGGCAAGGGAAAAAAGAGAAAATAGCAACTCTAAAAGAAGCTTTGACTAATAGATTAGGAGAGAATCTTGTTTCATATGCAGAAGGTTGTCATATAGATGATAATGATGAATCTGGTTTTACAGAAGCTACAAGAGTTGCAAGTGAATCAGATATAGTTATACTTGCATTAGGTGAAACTTCAGAAATGAGTGGTGAAGGTGGAAGTAGGGCTAATATTGGACTTCCTGGTGTACAAGAAAAACTTGCTGATGAGATATTGAGGCTGAATAAACCTACTGTAGTTGTTCTTTTTAGCGGTCGTCCTCTAGAAATAACCAGTCTGAGTGCAAAAGCGCCAGCTATATTGGAAGCATGGTTCCCTGGCACAGAAGGTAGTACTGCTGTTACAGAAGTCCTATATGGAGATTATAATCCTTCTGGAAGATTGACAATGAGTTTTCCTTATGCAGTAGGGCAGATACCTGTTTATTATAATTACTATAATACCGGAAGACCTAAATTACCTGATGGTGAAGAGACTAGGTATATCTCTCAGTTTATTGATATTCCAAACGAACCTCTATACCCTTTTGGATATGGACTGAGTTATACTAGGTATGAATACACAGATCTAAAACTTAGTTCCAATGAAATGACAAAAGATGAAGAAATAGTAGCATCTGTAAAAGTTAAGAATGTGGGAAAACGAGAAGGAACGGAAACAGTTCAATTATATATTAGAGATTTGGTTGGCAGTACTGTAAGACCGATGAAAGAATTAAAAGGGTTCAAGCAGATAACTCTAGAACCACAAGAAGAAGTAATAGTTAACTTTACCATTACAGAACGAATGCTTAGGTATTATGATATGAATTGTGAATTGGTAAGTGAGCCAGGAGATTTCTATGCAATGATAGGAAGTAGTTCAGAAAATACTCACAAAGTGAAGTTTGAACTAGTATAA
- a CDS encoding GH36-type glycosyl hydrolase domain-containing protein — translation MRLKQENNLISIKKGCTQFTFLDTGDLREIKNNEIMINQMIGDPVFGSLSNIYLRIHNGKKIRFYKLLGINSDSKFFYNNESVKWEGKLEGISYKIILTLVTENTWCYKISLDGNGEMVDVVYGQDISIADKGGVLANELYISQYIDHKVLEGKDGYVVCSRQNQRQSCGYPYLQLGTKDVKAVGYSTDATQFFGKSYKRTNREDALEHELSNENYQYELSYIALQTEKMTLDANRSFGFYGVFNNNYEKAVSEIEFDEDKQKAWKYTEAIVNEDFVLIEKVKKSKMIGEPITSNPFDEEELDRYFPDRILEEKAEGKLLSFFTNEHRHVVMQDKEILEERPSGHIITNTVDENNINTEMITSTNYMYGVFNSQLVVGNTSLNKMLSQTRGTLNIQKNSGQRIYIKLEGKYRILTLPAVYEIGQNYSKWYYKIDEDILIVTTYSAANNPDIILEVESEAKKSYHMIITNQLVMGEHEYQNDSLAEIDNDRVILRLDDSSLSSKVYHNLHYIMKLTGSEMEVEKDNIFYEDNKVRNGSFLTFKIKPTSSIKLTISGNLGKREDVIPDYVFEEEKNKFDEFYKRLTCGFELDMENKDNDDLTKINEIFWWYTHNAMVHYAVPHGLEQPGGAAWGTRDICQGPVEYFMATQHFDLIRNIIIEIFSHQFIENKEWPQWFMIDDYHMQQEDCHGDVVLWPLKVVGDYLRVTGDYDILNELIKYRNTDGSITGDEETLLEHVKHAVDTIKQRFMYNTTLISYAGGDWDDTLQPANEELKKKLVSSWTVALAYQVIQQLGEVLQPVDGIWSNELIGLAESMDKDFNNLLIKDKVVAGFAYFEEEDHMEYMLHPDDNKTGISYRLLPMTRSIISELVTKEQADTNMKLIDENLNCTDGVRLMNRPARYKGGVIEYFKRAEQASNVGREISLNYIHAHIRYIEAVAKLGLADEAWNAMMKINPILIDEKVPNAQIRQSNTYFSSSEGMFNDRYIYQDNFDMLRNGEIGVKGGWRIYSSGPGIYLNQLISHILGIRITSDSIIIDPVLSEELDGLVLNYNYKDIPIKWIYHIKGNAGKVTKVMIDGKEMYLKLINNNYRQGGISIDKNTFENILKQKGIVDIYVE, via the coding sequence TTGAGATTAAAACAAGAAAATAATCTTATAAGTATTAAAAAAGGATGTACACAATTTACTTTTTTAGATACAGGAGATTTAAGAGAAATAAAAAACAATGAAATAATGATTAATCAAATGATAGGTGATCCTGTCTTTGGTTCATTAAGTAATATATATCTTCGTATACACAATGGTAAGAAGATAAGATTCTATAAATTATTAGGAATTAATTCTGATAGTAAGTTCTTCTACAATAATGAAAGCGTTAAGTGGGAAGGAAAACTAGAAGGAATATCATATAAAATAATATTAACCTTGGTTACCGAGAATACATGGTGTTATAAGATTTCACTAGACGGTAACGGTGAAATGGTGGATGTTGTTTATGGTCAAGATATAAGCATTGCCGATAAAGGTGGAGTATTGGCCAATGAACTTTATATCAGTCAGTATATTGACCATAAGGTATTAGAAGGAAAAGATGGTTATGTTGTATGTTCAAGACAGAACCAAAGACAATCTTGTGGATATCCTTATTTACAATTAGGTACTAAGGATGTAAAAGCTGTAGGATATTCAACTGATGCAACACAATTTTTTGGAAAGTCTTACAAAAGAACTAATAGAGAAGATGCTTTGGAGCATGAATTATCAAATGAAAATTATCAATACGAATTGAGTTATATAGCTCTTCAAACAGAAAAAATGACTCTAGATGCTAACAGGAGTTTTGGTTTCTATGGAGTATTCAATAATAATTATGAAAAAGCCGTTAGTGAAATAGAATTTGATGAAGACAAACAAAAAGCATGGAAATATACAGAAGCAATAGTTAATGAAGATTTTGTACTAATTGAAAAAGTTAAAAAATCAAAGATGATAGGTGAACCTATAACAAGTAATCCTTTTGATGAAGAAGAACTTGATAGATATTTTCCAGACAGGATATTAGAAGAAAAAGCAGAAGGCAAATTACTTTCATTTTTCACTAATGAACATAGGCATGTAGTCATGCAAGATAAAGAAATATTGGAAGAAAGACCGAGTGGACATATAATCACTAATACTGTAGATGAAAATAATATCAATACTGAAATGATTACTTCTACTAATTATATGTATGGAGTTTTCAATTCTCAGCTTGTAGTAGGTAATACATCTCTCAACAAAATGCTTTCTCAAACAAGAGGAACACTTAATATACAGAAGAATTCTGGACAGAGAATTTATATTAAGTTGGAAGGAAAATACCGTATATTGACCTTGCCGGCTGTTTATGAAATAGGGCAGAACTATAGTAAATGGTATTATAAAATAGATGAGGACATATTGATTGTAACAACTTATAGTGCTGCCAATAATCCTGATATCATATTAGAAGTTGAATCTGAGGCAAAAAAATCATACCATATGATTATCACTAATCAATTAGTTATGGGTGAACACGAGTATCAAAACGATTCTTTAGCTGAAATAGATAATGATAGGGTAATACTTAGATTGGATGATAGTAGTCTATCATCAAAAGTTTATCATAATCTTCATTATATAATGAAGTTGACTGGTTCAGAGATGGAAGTTGAAAAGGATAATATATTCTATGAAGATAATAAGGTTAGGAATGGAAGCTTCCTAACATTCAAAATCAAACCTACGTCTTCTATTAAACTTACAATATCAGGTAATTTAGGAAAAAGAGAAGATGTAATACCTGATTATGTATTCGAAGAAGAAAAAAACAAATTTGATGAGTTCTATAAAAGACTTACCTGTGGATTCGAACTTGATATGGAGAATAAAGATAATGATGATCTGACGAAAATCAATGAAATCTTCTGGTGGTATACCCATAATGCAATGGTTCATTATGCTGTACCTCATGGATTAGAACAACCAGGGGGGGCAGCTTGGGGAACAAGAGATATATGTCAGGGACCTGTAGAATATTTTATGGCTACACAGCATTTCGATTTAATTAGAAATATAATCATTGAGATATTTTCACATCAATTCATAGAAAATAAAGAATGGCCTCAATGGTTTATGATAGATGACTACCATATGCAACAGGAAGATTGTCATGGAGATGTTGTTCTATGGCCGTTAAAAGTCGTTGGTGATTATCTGAGGGTGACAGGCGATTACGATATCCTTAACGAACTTATTAAATACAGAAATACAGATGGAAGCATAACCGGTGACGAAGAAACATTGTTGGAACATGTAAAACATGCTGTTGATACTATCAAACAACGTTTTATGTATAATACGACTTTAATATCTTATGCTGGTGGTGATTGGGATGATACTCTTCAGCCTGCTAATGAAGAATTAAAGAAAAAACTAGTAAGTTCATGGACAGTAGCACTTGCTTATCAGGTGATACAGCAACTAGGAGAAGTTCTTCAGCCAGTTGACGGGATTTGGTCAAATGAACTTATAGGACTTGCAGAATCTATGGATAAGGATTTTAATAATTTGTTGATAAAAGATAAAGTTGTTGCAGGTTTCGCATATTTTGAAGAAGAGGATCATATGGAATATATGCTTCACCCAGATGATAATAAGACAGGTATATCATATAGGTTGCTACCAATGACGAGAAGTATAATTTCTGAGTTGGTTACAAAAGAACAAGCTGACACTAATATGAAGCTGATTGACGAGAATCTCAATTGTACTGATGGTGTTAGACTCATGAATCGTCCTGCTAGATATAAAGGCGGAGTCATAGAATATTTCAAGAGAGCTGAGCAAGCATCTAATGTAGGTAGAGAGATAAGTCTTAACTATATACACGCACACATCAGATATATAGAAGCTGTTGCGAAATTAGGACTTGCAGATGAAGCATGGAATGCAATGATGAAAATTAATCCTATCCTTATTGACGAAAAAGTTCCTAACGCTCAGATTAGACAAAGCAACACATATTTCAGTAGTTCTGAAGGTATGTTTAATGATAGATATATATATCAAGATAATTTTGATATGCTTCGTAATGGTGAAATTGGTGTGAAAGGTGGCTGGCGTATATATTCAAGTGGTCCAGGAATATATCTTAATCAGTTGATAAGTCATATATTGGGAATAAGGATTACATCTGATTCAATAATTATTGATCCTGTTCTTAGTGAAGAATTAGATGGGCTTGTATTAAACTATAATTATAAGGATATACCTATAAAATGGATTTATCATATAAAAGGGAATGCAGGAAAAGTTACTAAAGTTATGATTGATGGCAAAGAAATGTATCTTAAACTAATCAATAATAACTACCGTCAAGGTGGAATCAGTATTGACAAAAATACTTTTGAAAATATTTTAAAACAAAAGGGTATTGTCGATATTTATGTTGAATAA
- a CDS encoding LacI family DNA-binding transcriptional regulator — protein MPTIKDVAKLAGVSISTVSYAINGTRSISEETKKKVYAAVKELDYKPNGIARSLKMKQNHMIAVVVNEFIGPVYQQIIHGVTKAAKKSGYEVIASECFSEKTEITKVLSQRFVDGAIILASYLSDNMIKDLAGDNFPIVVLDRKIRNKNITSILINNELGAYEAIKYFYEKGHRKIGFLSGPNNSYDNNTRYKGFINAMKKFNLNVEKEWCLTSNFTEEGGYEVIKDFVNNIPDEHLPTAFFVSNDEMAIGAMRAFQEYGINIPKDMSIIGFDDIELCKYVTPNLSTIHRPCYGLGTMAANSLISKLEGEKVSNLISLSSELVIRESCQ, from the coding sequence ATGCCTACTATTAAAGACGTCGCAAAATTAGCAGGAGTTTCAATTTCAACTGTATCATATGCTATAAATGGAACAAGAAGTATCAGTGAGGAAACTAAGAAGAAAGTATATGCTGCAGTGAAAGAATTGGATTATAAACCAAACGGTATAGCAAGAAGTTTGAAAATGAAACAAAATCATATGATAGCAGTAGTAGTCAATGAATTTATAGGACCTGTTTATCAACAAATCATTCATGGTGTGACCAAAGCAGCCAAGAAATCGGGGTATGAAGTTATTGCTTCTGAATGTTTCTCTGAAAAAACTGAGATTACGAAAGTTCTATCTCAGAGATTTGTGGACGGAGCAATAATCTTGGCCTCTTATTTAAGCGATAACATGATTAAAGACCTAGCAGGAGATAATTTCCCAATTGTGGTTTTAGATAGAAAAATTAGAAATAAAAATATTACAAGCATACTAATCAATAATGAACTAGGGGCATACGAAGCTATCAAATATTTTTATGAAAAAGGACATAGAAAGATTGGTTTTCTAAGTGGACCAAATAATTCTTATGACAATAATACTCGTTACAAAGGATTCATAAACGCCATGAAAAAATTCAACTTGAACGTAGAAAAAGAATGGTGTCTTACTTCCAATTTTACGGAAGAAGGAGGGTATGAAGTCATCAAGGATTTTGTTAACAATATACCTGATGAACATCTACCTACAGCATTTTTTGTTAGTAATGATGAAATGGCAATAGGTGCTATGCGAGCCTTTCAAGAGTATGGAATAAACATTCCAAAAGATATGTCGATAATAGGTTTTGATGATATAGAATTATGTAAATACGTTACTCCTAATCTAAGTACCATACATAGACCATGTTATGGGCTTGGGACTATGGCAGCAAACAGTCTTATCAGCAAGTTGGAAGGCGAAAAAGTTTCGAACTTAATAAGTCTATCATCAGAACTTGTTATAAGAGAAAGCTGTCAGTAA
- a CDS encoding carbohydrate ABC transporter permease has translation MKTRKIKLDKIIVIVLLTLGGIVMFTPFIWMILTSFKHSSEAVLIPPTLFPNVPTLDNYKKLFEELNFLVYLKNTIIVVLLFFIGMLINAMAGYAFGKFKFPGKKVLFIFVLATMMIPSQVTMIPVYLILNQMGLINTMLGIVLPGLVVAYNIFLFKQFMGGIPNELMEAARIDGAGEFYIFFKLIMPISKPILAVQGILTFIAGWNNFLWPLIIANDEKYYTLSVGLSLLKGQNTANFALQMAGASIMVVPIMIIFCIFQKHIMEGFVTSGIK, from the coding sequence ATGAAAACACGTAAAATTAAATTAGATAAAATTATTGTAATAGTATTACTTACTCTAGGCGGTATTGTGATGTTCACCCCATTTATATGGATGATACTTACTTCATTTAAACATTCTAGTGAAGCTGTACTTATTCCGCCTACATTATTCCCTAATGTTCCAACATTGGACAACTACAAGAAACTATTTGAAGAACTTAATTTCTTGGTTTATTTGAAAAACACTATAATTGTTGTATTATTGTTCTTTATTGGAATGTTGATAAATGCAATGGCAGGATATGCTTTCGGAAAATTCAAGTTCCCAGGTAAAAAAGTATTATTTATATTTGTTCTTGCTACAATGATGATACCGTCACAAGTTACAATGATACCAGTATATCTGATTCTTAATCAGATGGGACTTATAAATACCATGCTGGGTATTGTGCTTCCGGGACTTGTAGTAGCATATAATATTTTCTTATTCAAGCAATTCATGGGAGGTATTCCCAATGAATTAATGGAAGCGGCACGTATTGATGGAGCGGGAGAGTTTTATATATTTTTTAAATTGATTATGCCTATTTCCAAGCCGATATTGGCTGTACAGGGTATATTGACATTCATAGCAGGATGGAACAACTTCTTATGGCCGTTAATAATAGCCAACGACGAGAAATATTATACATTATCAGTAGGATTATCCTTATTAAAAGGACAGAATACTGCCAACTTCGCACTACAAATGGCAGGTGCTTCAATTATGGTAGTACCTATAATGATTATTTTTTGCATATTCCAGAAACACATCATGGAAGGATTTGTTACGTCAGGAATAAAATAG